One window of Pseudomonas sp. ML2-2023-3 genomic DNA carries:
- the ltrA gene encoding group II intron reverse transcriptase/maturase, whose amino-acid sequence MAIQQALHQMPGKPGRDGAATGETRREASSDEAGGPRHDPNHMGSGLLQEALTRENLQLALKRVRSNKGAAGVDGLGIDETVEHLLTAWPVIRAQLLAGTYRPSPVRRVLISKPDGGERKLGIPTVTDRLIQQALLQVLQPLLDPVFSDHSYGFRPGRSAHQAVLAAQQYIDSGRDTVVDVDLEQFFDRVDHDLLIARLSRRVTDRGVLRLVRAYLNSGTLIDGIVVASKRGTPQGGPLSPLLANVLLDEVDKELERRGHCFVRYADDANVYVRSLKAGQRVMAVLRRLYDRLRLQVNESKSAIASAFGRKFLCYGFWLSAQGEVKRWVASKALQAFKGRIRQLTSRNGGRSMSQVVEGLRLYLLGWKAYFGLSQTPRLWHRFDEWIRRRLRAIQLKQWRTGRRTYRELRKLGAGPDLAAAIASNSHRFWHNSVGLIHGVLTVAWSDRLGLPRLC is encoded by the coding sequence ATGGCGATACAGCAGGCCTTGCATCAGATGCCCGGGAAACCGGGGCGGGACGGAGCTGCGACGGGTGAAACCCGACGCGAAGCGTCCAGCGATGAAGCCGGCGGTCCGCGTCATGACCCGAACCACATGGGGTCAGGACTTCTGCAAGAAGCCCTGACCAGAGAAAACCTGCAATTAGCGCTCAAGCGAGTCCGGTCAAATAAAGGTGCTGCGGGCGTCGACGGTCTTGGGATCGATGAGACGGTCGAGCATCTGTTAACGGCCTGGCCCGTGATACGGGCGCAGTTGCTGGCGGGAACGTACCGGCCAAGTCCGGTGCGTAGAGTTCTGATTTCCAAACCCGACGGAGGCGAGCGCAAGCTGGGCATCCCAACGGTGACGGACAGATTGATTCAACAGGCGCTATTACAAGTTTTGCAGCCTCTGTTGGACCCGGTATTCAGTGATCATAGCTATGGTTTTCGTCCCGGTCGCAGCGCTCATCAAGCGGTATTGGCAGCGCAGCAATATATTGATTCGGGGCGGGACACTGTGGTGGACGTTGATCTGGAGCAGTTCTTTGATCGCGTTGATCATGACCTGTTGATCGCTCGACTGAGCAGAAGGGTAACCGACCGAGGCGTTCTGCGTCTGGTCCGGGCCTACCTGAACAGCGGGACGTTGATCGACGGCATAGTGGTAGCCAGTAAACGAGGGACGCCGCAAGGCGGCCCACTCTCACCATTACTGGCCAATGTATTGCTGGACGAGGTGGACAAGGAGCTGGAGCGACGAGGCCATTGCTTCGTCAGGTACGCGGACGATGCGAACGTTTACGTACGCAGCCTGAAGGCCGGTCAACGGGTAATGGCAGTGCTCCGTCGCCTTTATGATCGACTTAGACTGCAAGTGAACGAGAGCAAGAGTGCGATTGCCAGTGCGTTTGGCCGCAAGTTTCTGTGCTACGGCTTTTGGCTGTCTGCTCAAGGCGAGGTCAAACGCTGGGTGGCAAGCAAAGCGCTACAGGCGTTCAAAGGCCGCATCCGTCAGCTGACTTCTCGTAATGGAGGACGAAGCATGTCGCAGGTGGTGGAAGGTCTGAGACTGTACCTGCTGGGTTGGAAAGCGTACTTCGGTTTATCGCAAACGCCTCGCCTCTGGCACCGGTTCGATGAATGGATCCGCCGACGACTCAGGGCTATCCAGCTCAAACAATGGAGAACCGGAAGGAGGACGTACCGTGAGCTACGCAAACTTGGAGCAGGACCTGACTTGGCAGCGGCGATAGCCAGCAACAGCCACAGGTTCTGGCACAACAGTGTCGGTCTGATCCATGGAGTGCTTACGGTGGCGTGGTCCGACCGGTTGGGTCTACCTCGACTCTGCTGA